Proteins from a single region of Fodinibius sp. Rm-B-1B1-1:
- a CDS encoding M3 family metallopeptidase: MKSIQLLLIILVGSLMLAACESSNQEDTMSDNPLFSKSTLPFEAPDFDAINEEHYRPAFEAGMKQELQEMEEIASNSEKPTFENTIVAMEKSGRLLQRTSSVFYNLTSAHTNDKIQEIQSEMAPKLAAHSDDILLNADLYERVKTLYDKRDELDLDEASLKLLEDTHREFVRAGAQLTEDEKSRMREINERMSSLTTEFQENLLALTKERAVLVDSKEELDGLSDDRIAAAKEAAAERDHDDKYLLTITNTTRVPILKNLNNRDLRERVWKASAYRGIGEDGGIDNRPIILELTKLRAEKANLLGYDNYAAYKLDPQTAKTPDTALDMLKDLIPPVLNNTEAEANAIEEMMRKDGIEGDVKPWDWNYYAEKVRQAEYNIDESEVRPYFELDRVLKDGVFFTMNKLFGVTFEERHDLPVYHEDVRTFDVYDENGEQIGLFYADYFERDSKRGGAWMNSYVSQSHLLDKKPVIVNVMNIPPPAEGEPALISFDNVTTMFHEMGHAVHGLFSDVKYPSQSGTSVPRDFVEFPSTFEEDWAIQPEVLENYAIHYETGEQIPQELLDKVIEASNFNQGFDTQEYLAATMLDMEWHLVEKDNLPEDVQAFEQQALAKYNLDQEAIPPRYKSPYFAHIFSGGYSANYYAYIWSEVLAADAFAYMMEEGGLEKENGDRFREYILSQGGSNEAMELYEEFRGQEPDVKHLLERRGLNTEN, translated from the coding sequence ATGAAATCAATACAATTATTATTAATAATACTGGTCGGCAGTCTTATGCTGGCGGCTTGCGAATCATCCAATCAAGAAGATACAATGAGTGATAACCCTCTATTTTCGAAAAGTACCCTTCCCTTTGAAGCACCCGATTTTGATGCCATTAATGAAGAGCACTACCGTCCTGCTTTTGAAGCAGGCATGAAACAGGAGCTGCAAGAAATGGAAGAGATTGCCTCCAATTCCGAAAAGCCCACATTTGAAAACACCATTGTAGCGATGGAAAAAAGTGGACGACTGCTCCAACGCACAAGTTCGGTTTTCTACAATCTTACCTCGGCACATACCAACGACAAGATTCAGGAAATTCAATCTGAAATGGCTCCCAAGCTGGCAGCCCATTCAGACGATATCCTGCTCAATGCCGACCTATACGAACGCGTTAAAACGCTTTATGATAAACGTGATGAACTTGATTTAGACGAAGCATCACTGAAATTGCTGGAAGATACACACCGCGAATTTGTCCGCGCCGGTGCTCAGCTTACTGAGGATGAAAAAAGCCGCATGCGCGAAATTAATGAACGCATGTCATCACTGACAACAGAGTTTCAGGAAAATTTATTAGCACTAACCAAAGAACGTGCTGTTCTTGTCGACAGTAAAGAAGAACTGGACGGACTGAGTGACGACCGCATTGCTGCGGCCAAAGAAGCAGCTGCTGAAAGAGACCACGATGACAAATATTTGCTAACCATCACCAATACCACTCGCGTTCCTATCCTCAAAAACTTGAATAACCGTGATCTGCGAGAACGGGTATGGAAAGCATCAGCTTATCGCGGTATTGGAGAAGACGGTGGTATTGATAACCGTCCCATTATTTTAGAGCTAACTAAATTGCGCGCTGAAAAAGCAAATTTGCTGGGATATGATAACTATGCTGCTTACAAACTCGATCCCCAAACAGCTAAAACGCCCGATACTGCTTTGGATATGCTTAAGGACCTCATTCCTCCTGTCTTAAATAATACTGAGGCCGAAGCCAACGCTATTGAAGAAATGATGCGTAAAGATGGGATTGAAGGTGATGTAAAACCGTGGGATTGGAACTATTATGCCGAAAAAGTCCGTCAAGCCGAATATAATATCGATGAATCTGAAGTACGCCCTTATTTTGAACTTGATCGCGTACTTAAGGACGGCGTTTTCTTTACAATGAACAAGTTGTTCGGTGTCACTTTTGAAGAACGCCACGACCTGCCGGTTTATCATGAGGACGTTCGTACCTTTGATGTGTACGACGAAAACGGGGAACAAATTGGGCTGTTTTATGCGGATTATTTTGAGCGTGATTCTAAACGTGGTGGTGCATGGATGAACTCTTATGTTTCGCAATCACATCTGCTGGATAAAAAGCCCGTGATTGTTAACGTGATGAATATTCCCCCACCCGCCGAAGGAGAACCGGCACTTATCAGTTTCGATAATGTAACGACCATGTTCCACGAAATGGGTCATGCCGTGCATGGACTCTTTTCGGATGTAAAATACCCTTCACAATCGGGTACCTCTGTGCCACGAGACTTTGTTGAGTTTCCATCCACTTTTGAAGAAGACTGGGCTATCCAACCCGAAGTGCTCGAAAACTATGCCATCCATTACGAAACCGGTGAACAGATTCCCCAAGAATTGCTCGATAAAGTGATCGAAGCCAGTAATTTCAATCAGGGCTTCGATACCCAGGAATATCTTGCTGCCACTATGCTGGATATGGAATGGCACTTAGTTGAAAAGGATAATCTTCCTGAAGATGTACAAGCATTCGAACAACAGGCACTGGCTAAATACAATCTCGACCAGGAAGCCATTCCCCCGAGATATAAATCTCCCTATTTCGCACATATCTTTTCAGGTGGATATTCAGCCAATTATTACGCCTATATTTGGAGCGAAGTTCTGGCAGCCGACGCTTTTGCTTATATGATGGAAGAAGGCGGTCTTGAAAAAGAAAATGGCGACCGTTTCCGTGAATATATTCTATCCCAAGGCGGAAGTAACGAAGCGATGGAGCTATATGAAGAATTTCGCGGACAGGAACCGGACGTAAAACATCTGCTGGAACGCCGTGGCCTCAATACTGAGAATTAA
- a CDS encoding VOC family protein translates to MNKHESINYVELPSNDLSVTKDFYKKVFEWSFEDYGSEYTAFVDPGLEGGFFKSSKHSTTENGAALIVFYSTNLEATQAKIEEAGGKIIKPIFSFPGGRRFHFSDPSGNELAVWSDQ, encoded by the coding sequence ATGAATAAACACGAATCCATAAATTATGTCGAACTCCCTTCGAATGATTTATCTGTTACAAAAGACTTTTACAAAAAGGTTTTCGAATGGAGTTTTGAAGATTATGGGTCAGAATATACAGCCTTTGTAGATCCTGGTTTAGAAGGTGGCTTTTTCAAATCTTCAAAACATTCCACCACAGAAAATGGAGCTGCTCTAATTGTATTTTACAGCACTAATCTGGAAGCCACGCAAGCTAAAATCGAAGAAGCTGGTGGAAAAATCATAAAACCAATATTTTCATTCCCAGGTGGCCGTAGATTTCATTTTTCCGATCCAAGTGGTAATGAGTTGGCGGTTTGGTCAGACCAATAA
- a CDS encoding DUF4256 domain-containing protein — translation MSRHKKELSSKQQESLLKTLKQRFEDNMDRHANLKWQDIQARLEAEESAKKLWSLHEMEQTGGEPDVVDYDKKTSEYIFFDCSAESPKGRRSVCYDREGLESRKKHKPEDNAIDMAKDMGIDLLTEKQYRALQQLGEFDTKTSSWIKTPADIRELGGALFCDRRYNHVFVYHNGAQSYYASRGFRGVLRI, via the coding sequence ATGAGTCGTCATAAAAAGGAGTTGTCATCAAAACAGCAAGAAAGCCTACTCAAAACTTTAAAACAACGTTTTGAGGACAACATGGACCGACATGCTAATCTTAAATGGCAGGACATTCAGGCAAGGCTGGAAGCCGAAGAGTCGGCAAAAAAATTATGGTCGCTCCATGAAATGGAACAAACTGGTGGGGAACCTGATGTGGTCGATTATGATAAAAAAACGAGTGAATATATATTTTTTGACTGTTCAGCAGAAAGCCCAAAAGGTCGCAGAAGTGTTTGTTATGACCGTGAAGGACTGGAATCACGAAAAAAACACAAACCAGAAGATAATGCCATTGATATGGCAAAAGACATGGGCATTGATCTCTTGACAGAAAAACAGTATCGGGCGTTGCAACAACTTGGAGAGTTCGATACAAAAACATCCAGCTGGATAAAAACGCCTGCTGATATCAGAGAGCTGGGGGGAGCCCTCTTCTGTGATCGCCGCTACAACCATGTTTTCGTATATCACAATGGAGCGCAATCATATTATGCCTCCCGGGGATTTCGTGGCGTCCTGAGAATCTGA